A window of Cellulomonas fimi contains these coding sequences:
- a CDS encoding transglutaminase-like domain-containing protein, giving the protein MLRTVTSHLSIDVRQPLELLLAVAVADGAHDRSEQLTVRHEDGPLDVVEIKGPHGGRTHRVLAPAGRLVVDYSATVIGQADAPPVEDVDLVEYRRPSRYAESDRLLAFARDQFRGLAGAELLDAVVAWVAGHVTYLSGSSLPTDGATDTLLKRRGVCRDFAHLVVALLRATDVPARLVSVYAPGLKPMDFHAVAEAYVDGGWHVVDATRLAPRESFVRIATGRDATDTAFMSYYGGALTLRSMTVTATVHGTLPVDDGTGLVTLR; this is encoded by the coding sequence GTGCTGCGCACCGTGACCTCCCACCTGTCGATCGACGTGCGGCAGCCGCTCGAGCTGCTGCTCGCCGTGGCCGTCGCGGACGGCGCCCACGACCGCTCCGAACAGCTCACCGTCCGCCACGAGGACGGCCCGCTCGACGTCGTCGAGATCAAGGGGCCGCACGGCGGCCGCACCCACCGCGTCCTCGCGCCGGCCGGTCGGCTGGTGGTCGACTACAGCGCCACGGTCATCGGTCAGGCCGACGCCCCGCCCGTCGAGGACGTCGACCTCGTCGAGTACCGCCGGCCCAGCCGGTACGCCGAGTCCGACCGCCTGCTCGCGTTCGCGCGCGACCAGTTCCGCGGGCTCGCCGGTGCCGAGCTGCTCGACGCGGTGGTCGCGTGGGTCGCGGGACACGTCACCTACCTGTCGGGGTCGAGCCTGCCGACGGACGGCGCGACCGACACGCTGCTCAAGCGACGGGGCGTGTGCCGGGACTTCGCGCACCTCGTCGTCGCGCTGCTGCGCGCGACCGACGTCCCCGCGCGGCTGGTGTCGGTCTACGCGCCGGGGCTCAAGCCCATGGACTTCCACGCGGTCGCGGAGGCGTACGTCGACGGCGGCTGGCACGTCGTCGACGCGACCCGCCTCGCGCCGCGCGAGTCGTTCGTGCGGATCGCGACGGGCCGCGACGCGACCGACACCGCGTTCATGTCGTACTACGGCGGTGCGCTGACGCTGCGGTCGATGACCGTGACCGCGACCGTGCACGGCACGCTCCCCGTCGACGACGGCACGGGTCTCGTCACGCTGCGCTGA
- a CDS encoding FitA-like ribbon-helix-helix domain-containing protein, producing MEQILIRNMPGGTKARLAARAAAHRRSMEAEARAILQDALDRDPTSLVDLLAMPESAEIDFEPERLGSTARVADL from the coding sequence GTGGAGCAGATCCTCATCCGCAACATGCCGGGCGGCACCAAGGCGAGGCTGGCGGCGCGGGCGGCGGCGCACCGACGGTCGATGGAGGCCGAGGCGCGCGCCATCCTCCAGGACGCCCTGGACCGGGACCCGACGTCGCTCGTCGACCTGCTGGCGATGCCCGAGAGCGCCGAGATCGACTTCGAGCCTGAGCGCCTCGGCTCGACCGCGCGCGTCGCCGACCTCTGA
- a CDS encoding deoxyguanosinetriphosphate triphosphohydrolase, whose product MTAPDVLELDGYVDADRERWVPEAPKSRERTAFERDRARIVHSSALRRLGAKTQVLGPSSDDFVRTRLTHTLEVAQVGREIGKALGCAPDIVDTACLAHDLGHPPFGHNGERALADIARGIGGFEGNAQTLRLLTRLEPKVVGPDGRTVGLNLTRASLDASVKYPWRFGQGPVSAASGRPTHKFGVYEDDLPVFAWLREDAPAGRKCLEAQVMDLADDISYSVHDVEDAVVGGRLDLGVLTRPDERARVVEAVQTWYGDAVDENGLHDAMDRLVAAHLWATPAFDGSRGALAMLKDATSQLIGRFAKAAQTATRAEYGDGPLTRYAANLVVPIGTTAEILVLKGLAVAYVMAPRELEPLYHRQREVLTDLVRVMSDRAPLALEPPFAADWAQAPDDAARLRVVVDQVASLTDVSAAEMHARLVHPPRH is encoded by the coding sequence GTGACCGCCCCTGACGTGCTCGAACTCGACGGCTATGTCGACGCCGACCGTGAGCGGTGGGTGCCCGAGGCCCCGAAGTCGCGCGAGCGCACCGCGTTCGAGCGGGACCGTGCGCGGATCGTGCACTCGTCGGCGCTGCGCCGGCTGGGTGCGAAGACGCAGGTGCTCGGGCCGTCCTCGGACGACTTCGTGCGCACGCGGCTGACCCACACGCTCGAGGTCGCGCAGGTCGGCCGGGAGATCGGCAAGGCGCTCGGCTGCGCCCCGGACATCGTCGACACCGCGTGCCTCGCGCACGACCTGGGCCACCCGCCGTTCGGGCACAACGGGGAGCGCGCGCTCGCCGACATCGCGCGCGGGATCGGCGGCTTCGAGGGCAACGCCCAGACGCTGCGCCTGCTGACGCGCCTGGAGCCGAAGGTCGTCGGGCCCGACGGTCGGACGGTCGGCCTCAACCTCACGCGCGCGAGCCTCGACGCGTCGGTCAAGTACCCGTGGCGGTTCGGCCAGGGGCCGGTGAGCGCCGCGAGCGGCCGGCCGACGCACAAGTTCGGCGTGTACGAGGACGACCTGCCGGTGTTCGCGTGGCTGCGCGAGGACGCGCCCGCCGGCCGCAAGTGCCTCGAGGCGCAGGTCATGGACCTGGCGGACGACATCTCCTACTCGGTGCACGACGTCGAGGACGCGGTCGTCGGCGGGCGCCTCGACCTCGGCGTGCTGACCCGCCCGGACGAGCGGGCGCGCGTCGTCGAGGCCGTGCAGACCTGGTACGGCGACGCGGTCGACGAGAACGGCCTGCACGACGCGATGGACCGCCTCGTCGCCGCGCACCTGTGGGCGACGCCCGCGTTCGACGGGTCCCGCGGCGCGCTCGCGATGCTCAAGGACGCCACGAGCCAGCTCATCGGCCGGTTCGCGAAGGCCGCGCAGACCGCGACGCGCGCCGAGTACGGCGACGGTCCGCTGACCCGCTACGCCGCGAACCTCGTGGTGCCGATCGGCACGACGGCCGAGATCCTCGTGCTCAAGGGGCTCGCGGTCGCCTACGTCATGGCGCCGCGTGAGCTCGAGCCGCTCTACCACCGGCAGCGCGAGGTGCTCACCGACCTCGTGCGCGTCATGTCGGACCGCGCGCCGCTGGCCCTGGAGCCGCCGTTCGCGGCCGACTGGGCGCAGGCCCCCGACGACGCCGCACGGCTGCGGGTCGTGGTCGACCAGGTGGCGTCGCTCACGGACGTGTCGGCCGCGGAGATGCACGCGCGGCTCGTCCACCCGCCGCGGCACTGA
- a CDS encoding amidoligase family protein, giving the protein MLAERIAADHGGHVVRSFHTDTEPSPVAGVDTFRHLSPAFDVRDVSGATVARLVDDVTIRADLAGATVRGHRGWYRVLSDDGRLLRLVERHTDPSASLASVLAPVAALFGVEAEVRADSARVNDASGATVAVALPLPPGRERPCEVVTPPLVARHEEALRRLLAPARALGFTVPHEAAVHVHVDAAPFRRPAAFANVVRLFGWWREHLGAALGTNPACRRLGPLPADLLDLVERAPADGPAQWETLAVDARSTGLTKFADANLTQVVAAHPLRDTLEVRILPGSVDERAIVRDAALVEALLRRCLDDRPLPRPDAGTPTDARTALLDLASDARA; this is encoded by the coding sequence GTGCTCGCGGAACGCATCGCCGCCGACCACGGCGGCCACGTCGTCCGGTCGTTCCACACCGACACCGAGCCGTCCCCGGTCGCAGGTGTCGACACGTTCCGGCACCTGTCCCCCGCGTTCGACGTCCGCGACGTGTCGGGGGCAACCGTCGCACGCCTGGTCGACGACGTGACGATCCGCGCCGACCTGGCCGGCGCGACGGTCCGGGGGCACCGCGGCTGGTACCGCGTGCTCAGCGACGACGGGCGTCTGCTGCGGCTCGTCGAGCGGCACACCGACCCGTCGGCGTCCCTCGCGTCCGTCCTGGCGCCGGTGGCGGCGCTCTTCGGCGTCGAGGCCGAGGTGCGTGCCGACTCGGCGCGGGTGAACGACGCGTCGGGGGCGACGGTCGCGGTGGCGCTGCCGCTGCCGCCCGGGCGCGAGCGACCGTGCGAGGTCGTCACGCCGCCGCTCGTCGCCCGGCACGAGGAGGCGCTGCGCCGCCTCCTGGCGCCCGCACGTGCGCTGGGCTTCACCGTGCCCCACGAGGCCGCGGTGCACGTGCACGTCGACGCCGCGCCGTTCCGACGCCCCGCGGCGTTCGCGAACGTGGTCCGGCTGTTCGGGTGGTGGCGCGAGCACCTGGGGGCCGCGCTCGGCACCAATCCCGCGTGCCGCCGTCTGGGGCCGCTGCCCGCGGACCTGCTGGACCTGGTCGAGCGCGCGCCCGCCGACGGGCCGGCGCAGTGGGAGACGCTCGCGGTCGACGCGCGGTCGACGGGACTGACGAAGTTCGCGGACGCCAACCTCACGCAGGTCGTCGCGGCGCACCCGCTGCGGGACACGCTCGAGGTCCGGATCCTTCCGGGCTCGGTCGACGAGCGCGCGATCGTCCGCGACGCCGCCCTCGTCGAGGCCCTGCTCCGCCGCTGCCTCGACGACCGCCCGCTCCCCCGGCCCGACGCGGGCACGCCGACCGACGCGCGGACCGCGCTCCTCGACCTCGCGAGCGACGCCCGGGCCTGA
- the dnaG gene encoding DNA primase, with translation MAGRIRREDVEAVRERARIEEIVGAHVSLKPAGVGSMKGLCPFHDERSPSFHVRPQVGRYHCFGCGEGGDVIAFVMKVDGLGFAEAVEYLAGRVGIQLRYEEGGAPRPGDEPGRRRRLLDAHRVAEEFYREQLTTPAAAAGRAFLAERGFDRSAAEQFGVGFAPQGWDGLLRHLRGRSFTEAELVASGLVSQGQRGVYDRFRGRLVWPIREVTGETVGFGARRLFDEDQGPKYLNTPETPLYRKSQVLYGIDLAKRDMQRDKRVVVVEGYTDVMAMHLSGVGSAVATCGTAFGSDHARIVRRLVGDAGSTGGVQLASGTSVGGEIIFTFDGDAAGQKAALRAFGEDQSFSAQTFVAVERSGMDPCELRQAKGPDAVRALVAGRTPLFEFVIRSTLDSHDLRTAEGRVAALRAAAPVVAGIRDAALRPEYTRLLAGWLGIDDQETVRRAVAAAGPGRGGAARSGEQRPDERRARPDGGRADGRGGRPEWRGGDGARGRGDGGRRDGQWSRSDDRRPGPDGRGRPDDRWARDERADGPFAEAPVARMPAPDRRDPVVQIERTALEVVLQQPEHVPAQFDDLGADAFAAPAHRAVHEAVRAAGGLAAARAAAAAAGGASTGWVDAVVEQAAEAVRPLVTELAVAPLPEDRPESMPGYVRDVVLRLVEIGFTRNIADLRGRLQRMDPAEDAAAYQAAFAELVALEGRRRTLRESA, from the coding sequence GTGGCGGGACGCATCCGACGGGAGGACGTGGAGGCGGTCCGCGAGCGTGCGCGCATCGAGGAGATCGTCGGCGCCCACGTCAGCCTGAAGCCCGCGGGCGTCGGGTCGATGAAGGGCCTGTGCCCGTTCCACGACGAGCGCTCGCCGTCGTTCCACGTCCGCCCGCAGGTCGGGCGCTACCACTGCTTCGGCTGCGGCGAGGGCGGCGACGTCATCGCGTTCGTCATGAAGGTCGACGGGCTGGGCTTCGCGGAGGCCGTCGAGTACCTCGCGGGCCGCGTCGGCATCCAGCTCCGGTACGAGGAGGGCGGTGCCCCGCGCCCGGGCGACGAGCCGGGCCGGCGTCGTCGCCTGCTCGACGCGCACCGCGTCGCCGAGGAGTTCTACCGCGAGCAGCTCACGACGCCCGCCGCGGCCGCGGGACGCGCCTTCCTCGCCGAGCGCGGGTTCGACCGCTCGGCCGCCGAGCAGTTCGGCGTCGGGTTCGCGCCGCAGGGTTGGGACGGCCTGCTGCGGCACCTGCGCGGCCGCAGCTTCACCGAGGCGGAGCTTGTGGCGTCAGGGCTGGTCAGCCAGGGGCAGCGCGGCGTCTACGACCGGTTCCGCGGCCGGCTCGTCTGGCCGATCCGCGAGGTCACGGGGGAGACCGTCGGGTTCGGCGCGCGGCGCCTGTTCGACGAGGACCAGGGGCCGAAGTACCTCAACACCCCGGAGACGCCGCTCTACCGCAAGTCGCAGGTGCTGTACGGCATCGACCTGGCGAAGCGCGACATGCAGCGCGACAAGCGGGTCGTGGTCGTCGAGGGCTACACCGACGTCATGGCGATGCACCTGTCGGGCGTCGGCTCGGCGGTCGCGACGTGCGGGACGGCGTTCGGGTCGGACCACGCGCGCATCGTGCGCCGGCTCGTCGGCGACGCCGGCTCGACGGGCGGGGTGCAGCTCGCGTCGGGCACGTCGGTCGGCGGCGAGATCATCTTCACGTTCGACGGCGACGCCGCCGGGCAGAAGGCCGCGCTCCGCGCGTTCGGCGAGGACCAGTCGTTCTCGGCGCAGACGTTCGTGGCCGTCGAGCGGTCGGGCATGGACCCGTGCGAGCTGCGCCAGGCGAAGGGCCCGGACGCCGTGCGCGCGCTCGTCGCCGGGCGCACGCCGCTGTTCGAGTTCGTCATCCGGTCGACGCTCGACTCGCACGACCTGCGCACCGCCGAGGGTCGCGTCGCCGCGCTGCGGGCCGCCGCACCGGTCGTGGCGGGCATCAGGGACGCGGCGCTGCGCCCGGAGTACACGCGCCTGCTCGCGGGGTGGCTCGGCATCGACGACCAGGAGACCGTGCGGCGTGCGGTCGCGGCGGCCGGTCCGGGCCGGGGCGGTGCCGCGCGGTCCGGCGAGCAGCGGCCCGACGAGCGTCGCGCGCGACCCGACGGCGGCCGCGCGGACGGCCGTGGCGGGCGTCCCGAGTGGCGCGGTGGCGACGGTGCGCGCGGGCGCGGCGACGGCGGACGGCGCGACGGGCAGTGGTCGCGGTCGGACGACCGCCGCCCCGGTCCGGACGGACGCGGTCGGCCGGACGACCGGTGGGCCCGTGACGAGCGCGCCGACGGCCCGTTCGCCGAGGCACCCGTCGCGCGGATGCCCGCGCCGGACCGCCGCGACCCGGTCGTGCAGATCGAGCGGACGGCGCTCGAGGTCGTCCTCCAGCAGCCCGAGCACGTGCCCGCGCAGTTCGACGACCTCGGCGCCGACGCGTTCGCGGCCCCCGCCCACCGCGCGGTGCACGAGGCAGTGCGGGCCGCCGGCGGCCTCGCGGCCGCACGCGCGGCGGCCGCGGCGGCGGGCGGGGCGTCGACGGGGTGGGTCGACGCGGTCGTCGAGCAGGCGGCGGAGGCCGTGCGGCCGCTCGTGACCGAGCTGGCCGTCGCACCGTTGCCCGAGGACCGGCCCGAGTCGATGCCCGGCTACGTGCGCGACGTGGTGCTGCGGCTGGTCGAGATCGGCTTCACCCGGAACATCGCGGACCTGCGCGGCCGTCTGCAGCGGATGGACCCCGCGGAGGACGCCGCCGCGTACCAGGCCGCGTTCGCGGAGCTCGTCGCGCTCGAGGGTCGCCGCCGCACGCTGCGCGAGAGCGCCTGA
- a CDS encoding type II toxin-antitoxin system VapC family toxin, translated as MYLLDTNVVSALRVPARNPRVATWAGTVALADQFVAAFTIAEIERGVLRKERTDHAQGDVLRRWFREHVLPAFADRVLPFDLAAARILARYPVPEAAPVDDAQIAAVAEANGLTLVTRNVRHVSPLGLRTLDPWHADEAVRPAGVD; from the coding sequence ATGTACCTGCTCGACACGAACGTCGTCTCGGCGCTGCGGGTGCCCGCACGCAACCCCCGGGTCGCGACGTGGGCCGGCACGGTCGCGCTCGCCGACCAGTTCGTGGCGGCGTTCACGATCGCCGAGATCGAGCGCGGCGTCCTGCGCAAGGAGCGCACCGACCACGCCCAGGGCGACGTGCTCCGACGGTGGTTCCGCGAGCACGTGCTCCCCGCGTTCGCCGATCGGGTGCTTCCCTTCGACCTCGCGGCGGCGCGCATCCTCGCCCGGTACCCCGTGCCCGAGGCCGCGCCGGTGGACGACGCGCAGATCGCCGCGGTCGCGGAGGCGAACGGGCTCACGCTCGTCACGCGCAACGTGCGTCACGTCAGCCCGCTGGGTCTCCGGACGCTGGACCCGTGGCACGCGGACGAGGCGGTCCGGCCGGCCGGCGTCGACTGA
- a CDS encoding diacylglycerol/lipid kinase family protein: MTNTAATPTEPAPQQRDGDEPLRTAVVVNPNRVEGTDELRKAITDQLAEAGWPAPAWLETTAEDPGTGQARQAVEDGADVVLVCGGDGTVRAVIEGLVGTETALAVLPGGTGNLLAANLDVPTNVPDGVDTVLKRGRRQIDVGRADGQVFAVMAGMGLDAATMDDAPTKLKNTAGSIAYVFSAIKHLADDEMHVEIEVDGGAPRRRRARSVLVGNVGRLQGGITLLPDAQPDTGTMEVAVLAPKNVGHWVQLLVGIALRHKRVPAREIVRGSHVVIRCDRPQPRQLDGDVLDPGRTLEVTVEPRSLWVCVHQPDESPDLAEGGPHDR, translated from the coding sequence GTGACCAACACCGCCGCCACCCCGACCGAGCCGGCCCCGCAGCAGCGCGACGGCGACGAGCCGCTGCGCACCGCGGTGGTCGTCAACCCGAACCGGGTGGAGGGCACGGACGAGCTCCGCAAGGCCATCACCGACCAGCTCGCCGAGGCCGGCTGGCCCGCGCCCGCGTGGCTCGAGACGACGGCCGAGGACCCGGGTACGGGCCAGGCCCGCCAGGCCGTCGAGGACGGCGCCGACGTGGTCCTGGTGTGCGGCGGCGACGGCACCGTCCGCGCGGTCATCGAAGGGCTCGTCGGGACGGAGACCGCGCTCGCGGTGCTGCCGGGCGGCACCGGGAACCTGCTCGCCGCGAACCTCGACGTGCCGACGAACGTGCCCGACGGCGTCGACACCGTGCTGAAGCGTGGGCGCCGGCAGATCGACGTCGGCCGTGCCGACGGGCAGGTGTTCGCCGTCATGGCGGGGATGGGCCTGGACGCCGCGACCATGGACGACGCGCCGACGAAGCTCAAGAACACGGCCGGCTCGATCGCCTACGTCTTCTCCGCGATCAAGCACCTCGCCGACGACGAGATGCACGTCGAGATCGAGGTCGACGGCGGCGCGCCCCGACGTCGCCGCGCGCGCTCCGTGCTCGTCGGCAACGTCGGACGCCTCCAGGGCGGTATCACGCTGCTCCCGGACGCCCAGCCGGACACGGGCACGATGGAGGTGGCCGTCCTCGCGCCCAAGAACGTCGGGCACTGGGTGCAGCTGCTCGTCGGCATCGCGCTGCGCCACAAGCGCGTGCCTGCCCGCGAGATCGTGCGCGGCTCGCACGTCGTGATCCGGTGCGACCGCCCGCAGCCCCGTCAGCTCGACGGCGACGTGCTCGACCCGGGCCGCACGCTCGAGGTGACCGTCGAGCCGCGCAGCCTGTGGGTGTGCGTGCACCAGCCCGACGAGTCGCCCGACCTCGCCGAGGGCGGGCCGCACGACCGGTGA
- a CDS encoding aminoglycoside N(3)-acetyltransferase — MTRPLVLGADLERDLRALGVEPGGVLIAHASLSRLGVVVGGEQAVVRALLDALGPDGTLVMPSQSWQLCDPAYLGDPSVPPSRYDEVRAALPVYDPAWTPTRTMGLVVEALRTLPGTQRSAHPHRSFVAHGPRATEVLARHDLDDPVGEGSPLAALYALDAQVLLLGVGYDKCTSLHLAEARSGVPLPTVRNGAPLLVDGGREWVSFDEPVVEDADFETVGAVFAATGHETVGTVGAATARLARVRRLVDLAADWFARTRT; from the coding sequence GTGACCCGCCCGCTCGTCCTGGGCGCCGACCTCGAGCGCGACCTGCGCGCGCTCGGGGTCGAGCCCGGGGGAGTGCTGATCGCGCACGCGTCGCTGTCGCGGCTCGGCGTGGTCGTCGGCGGCGAGCAGGCGGTCGTGCGCGCGCTGCTCGACGCGCTCGGACCGGACGGCACGCTCGTCATGCCCTCGCAGTCCTGGCAGCTCTGCGACCCGGCCTACCTCGGCGACCCGTCGGTGCCGCCGTCGCGGTACGACGAGGTGCGCGCTGCGCTGCCCGTCTACGACCCGGCGTGGACGCCGACCCGCACGATGGGGCTGGTCGTCGAGGCGCTGCGCACCCTGCCGGGGACTCAGCGCTCTGCTCACCCGCACCGCTCGTTCGTCGCGCACGGCCCCCGCGCGACCGAGGTGCTCGCGCGGCACGACCTCGACGACCCCGTGGGCGAGGGCTCGCCGCTCGCCGCGCTGTACGCGCTCGACGCGCAGGTCCTGCTGCTGGGCGTCGGCTACGACAAGTGCACGTCGCTGCACCTTGCCGAGGCCCGCTCCGGCGTCCCGCTGCCGACCGTCCGCAACGGCGCCCCGCTCCTCGTCGACGGCGGTCGGGAGTGGGTGTCGTTCGACGAGCCCGTCGTCGAGGACGCCGACTTCGAGACCGTCGGTGCGGTGTTCGCCGCGACCGGCCACGAGACCGTCGGCACCGTGGGCGCGGCGACCGCGCGCCTCGCCCGCGTCCGCCGCCTCGTCGACCTCGCCGCCGACTGGTTCGCCCGCACCCGCACGTAG